One part of the Humulus lupulus chromosome 9, drHumLupu1.1, whole genome shotgun sequence genome encodes these proteins:
- the LOC133801843 gene encoding berberine bridge enzyme-like 21 gives MIPLALIFVLLNIFYSSSLAESTPQSESKYLPFLQCMQNYTKGNVKDIIYNEANPSYTSVLRAYIRNARFNISSTLKPDLIVTAATESDVSATVLCTKASGLRLKTRSGGHDYAGVSYTSAVPFVILDMFQLRSITVDVADQSAWVQAGATLGELYYNIWKNSKVLGFPAGICPTVGAGGHISGGGYGNMIRKYGLAVDYVIDAKIVDAKGNILDRKQMGEDLFWAIRGGGGASFGVILSYKLKLVPVPEKVTVFQAERSLDKNESMTDFVVQWQNVAPTTDDGLFMRMLVQPTSSTVTKKGKTVKVTIIAQYLGTADTLVSALGKEFPLLGLKKENCTELSWIDSVLWWAKMDNATSPDVLLDRNVNSAIFGIRKSDYVQNAIPPTGLESLWAKMSPGKVGLVFNPYGGKMSKVPSTETPFPHRAGNLFKIQYSVGWKEDEPQAESQYLAEIRSLYSFMTPYVSKNPRSAFLNYRDLDIGINSHSGKNSYEEGKVYGVKYFGNNFDRLVKAKTAVDPENFFKSEQSIPVLPAKAFRKLL, from the coding sequence ATGATTCCTCTAGCTTTGATTTTTGTTCTTCTGAACATTTTTTATTCAAGTTCGTTAGCAGAATCAACACCACAATCTGAATCAAAATACTTGCCGTTCCTCCAATGCATGCAAAACTACACAAAAGGCAATGTGAAGGACATAATCTACAACGAAGCCAACCCTTCCTACACCTCAGTTCTCCGCGCCTACATACGAAACGCTCGTTTCAACATTTCCTCCACCTTGAAGCCTGACCTCATCGTCACAGCCGCCACTGAGTCCGACGTTTCGGCCACCGTATTATGCACCAAAGCCTCCGGCCTGCGCCTCAAAACTCGAAGCGGCGGACACGACTACGCCGGCGTCTCCTACACCTCTGCTGTCCCCTTTGTCATCCTCGACATGTTTCAGCTCCGCTCGATCACCGTTGATGTTGCTGATCAGTCGGCTTGGGTTCAGGCTGGTGCTACGCTCGGTGAGCTGTACTACAACATTTGGAAGAACAGCAAGGTCCTTGGCTTCCCGGCCGGAATTTGCCCGACTGTCGGCGCTGGAGGACACATTAGCGGCGGAGGTTATGGAAATATGATTAGAAAGTATGGCTTGGCGGTTGACTATGTAATTGACGCGAAAATAGTCGATGCCAAAGGCAACATTCTTGACAGAAAACAAATGGGGGAAGATCTTTTCTGGGCGATCCGAGGTGGTGGCGGAGCCAGTTTTGGAGTCATTTTGTCGTACAAGCTGAAGCTCGTTCCGGTACCGGAAAAAGTTACCGTTTTCCAAGCCGAAAGGTCCTTGGACAAGAACGAAAGCATGACGGACTTCGTTGTCCAATGGCAAAACGTTGCCCCAACCACAGACGACGGCCTTTTCATGAGAATGCTCGTACAACCAACCTCTTCTACTGTCACCAAAAAAGGGAAAACAGTCAAAGTTACCATCATTGCCCAATATCTCGGCACAGCTGACACTCTCGTGTCTGCTTTGGGGAAGGAGTTTCCACTGTTGGGATTGAAGAAGGAGAACTGTACGGAATTGAGTTGGATCGATTCCGTTCTTTGGTGGGCTAAAATGGACAACGCCACTTCCCCCGATGTTTTGCTTGATAGGAATGTTAACTCAGCGATCTTCGGGATAAGAAAGTCAGACTACGTTCAGAATGCAATTCCTCCAACTGGGTTGGAATCGCTTTGGGCAAAGATGAGTCCAGGTAAAGTGGGACTGGTTTTCAATCCATATGGAGGCAAAATGAGCAAGGTGCCATCGACGGAGACTCCGTTTCCTCACCGGGCGGGGAATCTTTTCAAGATTCAATACTCTGTGGGTTGGAAAGAAGATGAGCCTCAAGCCGAGAGCCAATATTTGGCAGAGATAAGGAGTCTTTATAGTTTCATGACCCCATATGTGTCCAAAAATCCAAGGTCTGCTTTCTTGAATTATAGGGACTTGGACATTGGTATCAATAGTCACTCTGGTAAGAATAGCTATGAGGAAGGCAAGGTTTATGGAGTGAAGTACTTTGGTAACAATTTTGATAGGTTGGTAAAGGCGAAGACTGCAGTTGATCCGGAGAACTTCTTCAAGAGTGAGCAGAGTATCCCTGTTCTACCGGCGAAGGCTTTTAGAAAACTTTTATAA